The proteins below come from a single Afipia felis ATCC 53690 genomic window:
- a CDS encoding dihydrofolate reductase family protein yields the protein MNAQGKLIVRSFSVSFDGYGAGPDQSLDTPLGVGGFGLHQWAMGTRTFQKKVFGKDGGATGPDDDLAAMGFENLGAWIMGRNMFGPVRGAWPDESWKGWWGEEPPYHCPVFVLTHHARAPITMRGGTVFHFVTDGIEAALDRARQAAGSKDIRVGGGVATIREYLRAGLIDDLHIAMSPVLLGRGEALFEGIDLSVLGYTVREHVATPSAMHLRFHRKD from the coding sequence ATGAATGCACAAGGCAAACTAATCGTTCGCAGCTTCTCGGTTTCCTTCGATGGCTATGGTGCTGGCCCCGATCAGAGCCTCGACACTCCGCTCGGCGTTGGCGGGTTTGGCCTGCATCAATGGGCCATGGGCACGCGCACATTCCAGAAAAAGGTCTTTGGGAAGGACGGCGGCGCAACCGGCCCTGACGACGATTTGGCCGCGATGGGCTTTGAGAATCTCGGCGCGTGGATCATGGGGCGCAACATGTTCGGCCCGGTTCGCGGCGCTTGGCCGGATGAGTCCTGGAAAGGTTGGTGGGGCGAGGAGCCGCCTTATCACTGTCCGGTTTTTGTCCTGACCCACCACGCGCGCGCGCCAATCACGATGAGGGGCGGCACTGTCTTTCATTTCGTAACGGACGGGATCGAGGCGGCCCTTGACCGTGCGCGACAGGCTGCCGGCAGCAAGGACATTCGGGTCGGCGGCGGCGTCGCAACGATCCGTGAATATCTTCGCGCAGGGCTGATCGACGATTTGCACATCGCGATGTCGCCGGTTCTCCTGGGGCGCGGTGAGGCTCTTTTTGAAGGTATTGATCTTTCTGTGCTCGGCTACACGGTCCGCGAGCATGTCGCGACACCGAGTGCGATGCATCTGCGATTTCATCGCAAGGATTGA
- a CDS encoding penicillin-binding protein 1A, whose amino-acid sequence MRLLVRFLGFLFAAGTILFLVGVSAVAGLLWHYSKDLPDYTQLKNYEPPVMTRVHAADGSLLAEYAKERRLYLPIQAIPKRVINAFLAAEDKNFYEHGGIDFTGMARAALLYAQNYGSNRRPQGASTITQQVAKNFLLTNEVSFTRKIKEALLAMRIERTYSKEKILELYLNEIYLGLGAYGIAAASLVYFDKSVNELTVAEAAYLAALPKAPAQLHPVRNHARAVERRNYVIDRLAENGWISQADAQAARKEPLVVTSRSNATHIFAGEYFAEEVRRDIFERYGEKKLYEGGLSVRATLDPKLQVLARQAMVKGLVNYDESVGWRGPVTKIDLSAGDWGVKLAEVKSLSDISPWRMAVVLEANDQSARVGFQPGRVLGGAISKDRETGLITMDGVRWAKAASGPTRYKAPTKVTQVLSPGDVVYVDPLLGKDGKVVEGQYRLRQIPDVSGGLIVMDPNTGRVLAMTGGFSFDQSQFNRATQAYRQPGSSFKPIVYSTALDNGYTPSSIVVDAPIEIDQGSGNVWRPENYSTGKYYGPQTLRFGLEHSVNNMTVRLAQDIGMPIIGEYAKRFGVYDELPNYLSYALGAGETTVMRMVTAYSMIANGGKRVKATLIDRIQDRFGHTIYKHDQRECRGCDAPEGWHNQPEPTLIDRREQVLDPMTAYQITSMMEGVVQRGTATVVREVGKPIAGKTGTTNEEKDAWFVGFSPDVVVGLYIGYDKPKPLGRGGTGGHLAAPIAKDFLKVALADKPAVPFRVPAGIKLVRVDLKSGMRAGPGDSGRTILEAFKPGTAPPDNYAAIGMADGNGQVLTVSPDADRAIMRPGTGGLY is encoded by the coding sequence ATGCGGTTGCTGGTGCGCTTCCTGGGGTTCCTTTTTGCCGCCGGAACGATCCTGTTCCTCGTCGGTGTCAGCGCCGTCGCCGGCCTGCTCTGGCATTATTCCAAGGATCTGCCGGATTATACCCAGCTCAAGAACTACGAGCCGCCGGTGATGACGCGCGTTCACGCCGCCGATGGCTCGCTACTCGCCGAATACGCCAAGGAGCGCCGCCTTTATCTGCCGATCCAGGCGATCCCCAAGCGGGTCATCAACGCGTTCCTCGCTGCTGAGGACAAGAATTTCTACGAGCACGGCGGCATCGACTTCACCGGCATGGCGCGCGCCGCGCTGTTGTATGCGCAGAACTACGGTTCGAACCGACGCCCGCAGGGTGCGTCGACCATCACCCAGCAGGTTGCAAAGAACTTTCTGCTGACGAACGAAGTGTCGTTCACCCGCAAGATCAAGGAAGCTCTGCTTGCGATGCGCATTGAGCGCACCTACAGCAAGGAAAAGATCCTCGAACTCTATCTCAATGAAATCTATCTCGGTCTCGGCGCTTACGGCATTGCCGCGGCCTCGCTCGTCTACTTCGACAAGTCGGTCAACGAACTGACGGTCGCGGAAGCGGCCTATCTTGCCGCGCTGCCGAAGGCGCCTGCGCAGCTTCATCCCGTTCGCAATCATGCCCGTGCGGTCGAGCGTCGTAACTACGTGATCGATCGTCTCGCCGAAAATGGCTGGATCAGCCAGGCGGATGCGCAGGCTGCCCGCAAGGAGCCGCTCGTCGTCACCAGCCGCAGCAACGCGACGCATATCTTCGCGGGTGAATACTTCGCCGAGGAAGTGCGCCGTGACATTTTTGAGCGCTACGGCGAGAAGAAGCTCTATGAAGGCGGCCTGTCGGTGCGCGCCACGCTCGATCCCAAATTGCAGGTGCTGGCGCGGCAGGCGATGGTCAAGGGCCTCGTCAATTACGACGAGTCGGTTGGCTGGCGCGGGCCGGTAACCAAGATCGACCTGTCCGCCGGTGATTGGGGCGTGAAACTCGCTGAGGTCAAATCATTGTCCGACATTTCGCCGTGGCGCATGGCGGTCGTGCTCGAGGCTAACGATCAGTCAGCGCGCGTTGGCTTCCAGCCGGGGCGGGTTCTCGGCGGTGCGATCTCCAAGGACCGTGAGACCGGACTCATCACCATGGATGGCGTGCGCTGGGCCAAGGCGGCCTCTGGGCCGACCCGCTACAAGGCGCCGACCAAGGTCACGCAGGTACTGTCGCCGGGCGATGTCGTCTATGTCGATCCGCTGCTCGGCAAGGACGGCAAGGTCGTCGAAGGCCAGTATCGGTTACGTCAGATTCCCGATGTCTCGGGCGGTTTGATCGTGATGGACCCGAACACCGGCCGCGTGCTGGCGATGACCGGTGGCTTTTCGTTCGACCAGAGCCAGTTCAACCGCGCCACGCAGGCCTACCGGCAGCCGGGTTCGTCGTTCAAGCCGATTGTCTATTCAACCGCGCTGGACAACGGCTACACGCCGTCGAGCATCGTGGTCGATGCCCCGATCGAAATCGATCAGGGCTCGGGCAACGTATGGCGACCGGAAAACTATTCGACTGGCAAGTATTACGGACCGCAGACGCTGCGCTTCGGCCTCGAACACTCCGTCAACAACATGACGGTGCGGCTCGCGCAGGATATCGGCATGCCGATCATCGGCGAATACGCCAAGCGCTTCGGCGTCTATGACGAACTGCCGAACTATCTGTCCTATGCGCTCGGCGCGGGCGAGACGACCGTGATGCGCATGGTCACGGCGTATTCGATGATCGCCAATGGCGGCAAGCGCGTGAAGGCGACGCTGATCGATCGCATTCAGGATCGCTTCGGCCACACGATTTACAAGCATGACCAGCGCGAATGCCGCGGCTGTGACGCGCCGGAAGGCTGGCACAACCAGCCGGAGCCAACGCTGATCGACCGGCGCGAGCAGGTGCTCGATCCGATGACGGCCTACCAAATCACCTCGATGATGGAGGGGGTGGTCCAGCGCGGCACGGCGACTGTCGTGCGCGAGGTTGGCAAGCCGATCGCGGGCAAGACTGGCACCACCAATGAAGAGAAGGATGCATGGTTCGTCGGCTTCTCGCCGGATGTCGTCGTCGGCCTGTATATCGGCTACGACAAGCCGAAACCGCTGGGCCGTGGGGGCACCGGCGGTCATCTCGCGGCGCCGATCGCCAAGGACTTTCTCAAGGTCGCATTGGCTGACAAGCCGGCGGTACCGTTCCGCGTGCCTGCTGGCATCAAACTCGTCCGCGTCGATCTCAAGAGCGGCATGCGGGCCGGGCCGGGCGATAGCGGCCGTACCATCCTCGAGGCGTTCAAGCCGGGCACCGCGCCGCCCGACAATTACGCGGCCATCGGTATGGCTGACGGCAACGGACAGGTGCTGACCGTGTCGCCCGATGCGGATCGCGCGATCATGCGTCCGGGCACCGGCGGCCTTTATTGA
- the prfB gene encoding peptide chain release factor 2 (programmed frameshift), with product MRPEVERLVEEIKQSVGLLRRHLDVDAATARLAELNNLAEDPNLWNDPQKAQKLMQERTSLEGQLTGIGKVERELEDQVGMIELGEAENDETVVTEAENALKALKKDVARQELEALLSGEADRFDTYLEVHAGAGGTESQDWASMLLRMYTRWAERKGFKIEYLEETQGEEAGIKSATIQISGHNAYGWLKTEAGVHRLVRISPYDSNARRHTSFSSIAIFPVVDNSIKIDINESDVRVDTMRSGGAGGQHVNKTESAVRLTHIPTGVAVVCQAGRSQHKNRAQAWDMLRARLYEIELKRREEQAAADQAAKTDIGWGHQIRSYVLQPYQMVKDLRTGVQTSDTSGVLDGDLDEFMAATLAQKAFGTAPGQIEDVD from the exons ATGCGTCCTGAAGTCGAACGCCTTGTCGAAGAGATTAAGCAGTCAGTCGGGCTGCTGAGGAGGCATCTT GACGTCGATGCCGCAACCGCGCGTCTCGCCGAACTGAACAACCTCGCCGAAGACCCCAATCTCTGGAACGATCCGCAGAAGGCCCAGAAGCTGATGCAGGAGCGGACCTCTCTCGAGGGCCAGCTCACCGGCATCGGCAAGGTCGAGCGCGAACTCGAGGATCAGGTCGGTATGATCGAACTCGGCGAAGCCGAGAACGATGAAACCGTTGTGACCGAGGCCGAGAACGCGCTCAAGGCGCTGAAGAAGGATGTTGCGCGTCAGGAGCTTGAAGCGCTGCTCTCCGGCGAGGCCGACAGGTTCGACACCTATCTCGAAGTTCATGCGGGCGCGGGCGGCACCGAGAGCCAGGACTGGGCTTCGATGTTGCTACGCATGTACACGCGCTGGGCCGAGCGGAAGGGTTTCAAGATCGAATATCTCGAAGAAACCCAGGGCGAAGAAGCGGGCATCAAGTCCGCGACGATCCAGATCAGTGGCCACAACGCCTATGGCTGGCTCAAGACCGAAGCCGGGGTGCATCGCCTCGTGCGCATTTCGCCGTACGATTCGAACGCGCGGCGGCACACGTCGTTTTCGAGCATCGCGATTTTTCCGGTCGTCGATAATTCGATCAAGATCGACATCAACGAGTCCGATGTGCGCGTTGACACCATGCGTTCGGGCGGTGCGGGCGGCCAGCACGTCAACAAGACCGAATCCGCGGTGCGCCTCACGCATATTCCGACCGGCGTCGCAGTGGTCTGTCAGGCCGGGCGTTCGCAGCACAAGAACCGCGCGCAGGCGTGGGACATGCTGCGCGCGCGGTTGTACGAGATCGAGCTGAAGCGTCGCGAGGAGCAGGCTGCCGCCGATCAAGCCGCCAAGACCGACATCGGCTGGGGTCATCAGATCCGCTCTTACGTGCTGCAGCCGTATCAGATGGTAAAGGACCTGCGCACCGGCGTGCAGACATCCGACACGTCAGGCGTGCTCGACGGCGATCTCGACGAGTTCATGGCCGCGACATTGGCGCAGAAGGCTTTCGGCACCGCGCCCGGCCAGATCGAGGACGTGGACTGA